The window ATAGGAAGGATTTTCGTATCCCATGTCGAACATATGCTAGTTAGAAGGAGGTGAAAATGAATGCAGTGGATCTTCAATATCTATCCAGAAAAGGGAACCACCCAGGAGGTGATCGCCGCCCTCCAGAAGACGAAGAATTTCAACTTCGTCCACCAGTTCGTGGGCGGAAGCAGGCGTCCCATAATCGCCCTGACCATGGCCAACGTCTCCTATGACTCCTACAACACCTTACTGTCGCTTCTGGATTCGTTGCCCATAAGCGATTGGGAGGTCCTGGAGAGGACCGAGCCCCTGGCCCCCCGAAAAGGGCGGTGACCAAGAAGGCCACGAAGAAATCAAGTAGGTAATCCGAATTTCCTGGCCAGTTCCTTGAACCTCTTGGAGTGCCCAAGGATCGATGAGGCCATCTCCTCCTCGCCGAAGCCCTGCAGAAAAAGGTGGTAATGGATCATCTCGTGGAGGAGCTTCTCGGGGAGCCTTTTCCCAAGATTTTTGGAGAGGATTATCTTGGGATAGAAGATGCACGCCGGATACGAGGCCTCATCGGATACCTCGATTATGGGCGTGGGCAGGGAATTCGAGAAGAAGATCCTGTTTAAACGCTTGAAGATTTTCTTGGCCCTGGCCTCCTCATCCATCCCCTTCTCTCCCCTTTGGTGGGGCCCGACGAGAGCCGGAAAACTTCTTTTCGAAAGGCGAGGAAGGCACCGGCGGTTCGGGCCCTTTGGGCGGGCGACAGCCAGTATCTCCGCCATCGGCCAGATAAAGGAACGTTGGCGTGGCGAGGCCCGCCCTCAAAAAAAAGAGAGCCGAAAAAGGCCCTCCAATTTCAGTTTAGCAGAAATCAAGAGCATCGCTTTTGTTTAGGGAGGCCTTCATCTTCTCCAAGGCCTTTTCGATGGTTTTTGAGACCCAGAAGGGGCTCTTGTGCAAAAGTTTCGCTATCTTTTGGCCCTCGAAGCCCCAGGCCGAGAGACAGATGC is drawn from Actinomycetota bacterium and contains these coding sequences:
- a CDS encoding SprT-like domain-containing protein, whose product is MDEEARAKKIFKRLNRIFFSNSLPTPIIEVSDEASYPACIFYPKIILSKNLGKRLPEKLLHEMIHYHLFLQGFGEEEMASSILGHSKRFKELARKFGLPT